A stretch of the Corylus avellana chromosome ca6, CavTom2PMs-1.0 genome encodes the following:
- the LOC132185593 gene encoding dof zinc finger protein DOF3.5, protein MFTTCGGGHQTTFQCPPPPLPMDRTWKPNVEIAPNCPRCASSNTKFCYYNNYSLSQPRYFCKGCRRYWTKGGSLRNVPVGGGCRKTRRSKSSKFPHTQRASLNSSHNSNDQQSTDSCSSNGDSASQRSETNGSDIDLAVVFSRFLNENPSNIEPALTVPELPNNPGSNQNGVVLFEHQKPIGKADDHHDILLEGISGEEKVQELIEDDVNAFGLETLLDDEVVQDVLWSDAATLPNLMWQPMMQLQELESFHQSNDQLRNSTNLINDSWCSFDLSGFELFSRP, encoded by the coding sequence ATGTTCACAACTTGTGGTGGTGGTCACCAAACGACGTTTCAGTGCCCTCCTCCGCCATTGCCGATGGACAGAACGTGGAAACCCAACGTTGAAATCGCTCCCAACTGCCCTCGCTGCGCCTCTTCCAACACAAAGTTCTGTTACTACAACAACTACAGCTTGTCGCAGCCTAGGTACTTCTGCAAAGGCTGTCGGAGGTACTGGACCAAAGGCGGGTCCCTCAGAAACGTACCTGTCGGTGGCGGTTGCCGGAAAACTCGCCGTTCAAAGTCTTCAAAGTTCCCACATACGCAACGGGCTTCGCTAAATTCTTCTCACAATTCCAATGATCAGCAATCAACCGATTCTTGTTCCTCTAACGGCGACTCGGCGTCTCAACGAAGCGAAACCAATGGGTCCGATATCGATCTTGCGGTTGTTTTCTCCAGGTTCTTGAACGAGAATCCAAGCAATATTGAGCCGGCGTTGACAGTCCCGGAATTGCCTAATAATCCGGGTAGCAACCAAAACGGCGTAGTACTGTTCGAACACCAGAAGCCCATTGGAAAGGCTGATGATCATCATGATATACTACTTGAAGGGATTTCTGGGGAAGAAAAAGTTCAAGAACTCATTGAAGACGATGTGAATGCATTCGGGCTGGAGACATTATTGGATGATGAAGTGGTCCAAGACGTTTTGTGGTCCGACGCTGCAACTTTGCCGAATTTAATGTGGCAACCTATGATGCAACTGCAAGAGTTGGAGTCGTTTCATCAGTCCAATGATCAGTTAAGAAATTCTACGAATCTAATAAACGACAGTTGGTGTTCCTTCGATCTGTCTGGTTTCGAGCTTTTTTCAAGGCCTTGA